The Magnolia sinica isolate HGM2019 chromosome 9, MsV1, whole genome shotgun sequence genome contains a region encoding:
- the LOC131255406 gene encoding uncharacterized protein LOC131255406, which produces MSESQHHQHRPHRISVPPRVPSSRIYPTPSYSSSSYSIPFSPSPAPTPSKQRRRTNSSSFSSIFLLLFSLRSLYSLLPFLRSSSPSFSLFPFSFLVSLLSFALSLLLSSSNEFPSHPLPSLFSSSLLRPLFTKSSLLTFVFLLRFQALRSCGTSATILADFSGTLAAKFFSEYRSRACLPILSIIRGSSCLLLSLLLLSLGWDRIGCFPMSSFSSSSSSSSSEDGDGGNCIRILPMLLPFLSGFLAFYERASANWVAFRQLGRRRVRLISLFFTTIMLFFPAIISFFFAADGDSISFGNLGWPLVNTVVFGVILSESYGDDKLMVYARDLHKDFLVTFSCTLVLELFYFDDLSLFGFLLCGFLLWLSVRDLASDSSIYPELGSGYLDTFSLMILSPIRHILSERKSRKIALFLLINTAYMVVEFVAGFMSNSLGLISDACHMLFDCAALAIGLYASYISRLPANSHFSYGRGRFEVLSGYVNAVFLVLVGALIVLESIERILDPQEISTSSLLTVSIGGLVVNVVGLIFFHEEHHHAHGGAGSCSHSHSHVDHHHHHSHDHGVHDAEHHRQGILVTDEGYYGRSGGVHNLNYYDREGAKGSSDHHDHHHHHHHQDLEDHTLGLLKNSAMDCSLHDSNPHDHSDHRQGQHGHDHEYDSHDHHMHGHKHDHHIHSRQNDHHQRPDDQQDPQGHGHQSVCHNNQCHSHHHHDRPQHFLQSSGGLEHAHQSPITVSTGSDNHSHEGHNIHGDSSAHKGGCCNKDNPNHSHISNHAPKSDSNKDSLEEKVHAQPRKHHHIDHNMEGIFLHVLADTMGSVGVVISTLLIKYKGWLVADPACSIFISVLIVSSVVSLLRNSAEILLQRVPRAHEQDLRVALDDVMRIKGVHSIQNMHVWSFTNMDVVGTFHLQVSAEIDKASTKEKVSQLLRDAGIKDLTLQVE; this is translated from the coding sequence ATGAGCGAAAGCCAGCATCATCAACACCGTCCCCACCGCATCTCTGTCCCTCCTCGTGTACCCTCCTCTAGAATATACCCTACCCcttcttactcttcttcttcttattcgaTACCTTTCTCCCCATCTCCAGCCCCAACCCCTTCCAAACAACGCCGTCGCACCAACTCATCATCTTTCTCCTCcatcttccttctcctctttTCCCTTCGCTCCCTCTATTCCCTTCTACCCTTCCTCCGctcatcttctccttctttctccctcttcccTTTCTCCTTCCTCGTCTCACTACTCTCCTtcgctctctctctcctcctctcctCCTCTAATGAATTTCCCTCTCATCCTCTTCCCTCCTTATTCTCCTCCTCTCTTCTCCGTCCCCTCTTCACCAAATCTTCCCTCCTCACCTTCGTCTTCCTCCTCCGTTTCCAAGCCCTCCGTTCCTGCGGCACTTCCGCCACCATCCTTGCTGACTTCTCTGGCACCCTCGCTGCCAAGTTCTTCTCTGAGTACCGCAGCCGGGCCTGCCTTCCCATCCTTTCCATTATACGTGGCTCCTCCTGTCTTCTTCTTAGCCTCCTCCTTTTATCGCTCGGATGGGATCGAATTGGCTGCTTTCCAATGTCTTCTttttcctcatcctcctcctcctcctcttctgaAGATGGTGATGGTGGCAATTGCATTAGGATTTTGCCCATGCTGCTCCCTTTTCTCTCTGGCTTCCTGGCTTTCTATGAGCGGGCATCTGCCAACTGGGTCGCTTTCAGGCAGTTGGGCCGTAGACGGGTTCGGttgatctctctcttcttcacgACGATTATGCTCTTCTTCCCAGCCATCATCAGTTTCTTCTTTGCAGCTGATGGAGACAGCATTTCGTTCGGGAATCTTGGCTGGCCTCTAGTGAACACCGTTGTTTTTGGCGTGATTCTGAGCGAGAGCTACGGTGATGATAAACTCATGGTCTACGCACGGGATCTGCACAAGGATTTCCTGGTGACTTTCTCATGTACTCTTGTTTTGGAGCTCTTCTACTTTGACGATCTCTCTCTGTTTGGCTTCTTGCTCTGTGGGTTCTTGCTATGGCTCTCGGTGAGGGATTTGGCTTCCGATTCTTCCATCTATCCAGAGCTCGGTTCGGGTTATTTGGATACATTCTCTTTGATGATCTTGAGCCCAATCCGCCACATTCTTAGTGAGAGGAAGTCCCGTAAGATTGCTCTCTTCCTCCTCATCAACACAGCTTACATGGTTGTGGAATTTGTCGCCGGGTTCATGAGCAATAGCCTTGGGTTGATTTCTGATGCCTGCCACATGTTGTTTGACTGTGCGGCCCTCGCAATCGGCCTTTATGCATCATACATCTCGCGTCTGCCTGCAAACAGTCACTTCAGTTATGGCCGTGGGAGATTCGAAGTGCTTTCGGGTTATGTGAATGCTGTGTTTCTGGTTCTGGTTGGAGCGCTCATCGTGCTAGAGTCAATTGAGAGGATTCTTGATCCTCAGGAGATCTCGACAAGTAGTTTGCTGACCGTGTCGATCGGAGGGCTCGTGGTCAATGTGGTGGGTTTGATTTTCTTTCATGAAGAGCACCATCATGCCCATGGTGGAGCTGGGTCTTGTTCGCATTCACACTCACATgtcgaccaccaccaccaccattctCATGACCATGGTGTTCATGATGCTGAGCATCATCGCCAAGGAATCTTGGTCACCGATGAAGGATACTATGGAAGATCAGGTGGTGTCCACAATCTCAATTATTATGATCGCGAGGGAGCGAAAGGCTCCTCTGATCACCAcgatcaccaccaccaccatcatcatcaggATCTGGAAGATCACACTCTTGGGCTCCTTAAAAACTCAGCTATGGATTGTAGTTTACATGATAGTAATCCCCATGATCATAGTGATCACCGACAGGGTCAACATGGCCATGATCATGAATATGATTCCCATGATCACCACATGCATGGTCACAAACATGATCACCACATCCATAGTCGCCAAAATGATCATCACCAACGGCCTGACGATCAGCAGGATCCCCAAGGTCATGGTCATCAAAGTGTTTGCCACAATAACCAATGCCATAGTCACCATCACCATGACCGTCCTCAGCATTTTCTTCAAAGCTCTGGTGGGCTTGAACATGCCCATCAAAGCCCCATAACTGTGTCAACTGGTTCTGATAATCACTCTCATGAGGGTCATAACATTCATGGTGATTCTTCGGCACATAAAGGTGGCTGCTGTAATAaagataatccaaaccattctcaCATATCAAACCATGCCCCCAAGTCAGATTCCAATAAAGACTCGTTGGAAGAAAAAGTCCATGCGCAACCTCGGAAGCACCATCACATTGACCACAACATGGAAGGTATCTTCTTGCACGTTCTAGCTGACACCATGGGCAGTGTGGGGGTTGTAATCTCAACTCTCCTTATCAAATACAAGGGCTGGCTTGTTGCGGATCCTGCATGCTCAATATTCATTTCAGTGTTGATTGTATCTTCAGTTGTCTCATTGCTGCGTAATTCTGCTGAAATATTGCTGCAAAGAGTTCCAAGAGCTCATGAGCAGGATTTGAGAGTAGCTCTTGATGATGTCATGAGAATAAAGGGGGTCCACAGCATCCAGAACATGCACGTGTGGAGCTTCACAAACATGGATGTCGTGGGGACATTCCATCTTCAAGTTTCGGCAGAAATTGACAAAGCCTCCACCAAAGAGAAAGTGTCACAACTGTTACGCGATGCAGGGATCAAAGATTTAACTCTTCAGGTGGAATAA